A part of Pseudomonas lutea genomic DNA contains:
- a CDS encoding type IV pilin protein, whose amino-acid sequence MNKRRTGFTLIELLIAVAIVAILATVAYPQYTEYTRKTRRAEIAGVLVEEAQKLERFHSRAGQYSDVTGPPAFSHEVSVGNGFYQITAERSERVFLLTAQPLAGGLMAGDACGSFVLSDTGRRDNVGMSGAASVSGCWGR is encoded by the coding sequence ATGAATAAAAGACGCACCGGTTTCACCCTGATCGAACTGCTGATCGCCGTTGCCATCGTCGCGATTCTGGCCACGGTGGCATACCCGCAATACACCGAATACACCCGCAAAACCCGCCGCGCCGAGATCGCCGGGGTGCTGGTGGAAGAGGCGCAGAAGCTGGAGCGGTTTCACTCACGGGCTGGGCAATACTCGGACGTCACCGGACCGCCGGCGTTTAGCCATGAAGTGTCCGTGGGGAACGGTTTTTATCAGATAACCGCAGAGCGGAGCGAGCGAGTGTTTTTGCTAACAGCGCAGCCGCTGGCTGGAGGACTGATGGCCGGAGATGCCTGCGGCAGCTTTGTGCTGAGTGACACCGGCAGGCGGGACAATGTCGGGATGTCCGGGGCTGCCAGTGTGTCAGGGTGTTGGGGGCGTTGA
- a CDS encoding pilus assembly PilX family protein, whose translation MTMHAQRGAVLIISLVFLLLLTLLATSSMQNATLQEKVAGSLTQRNASFQSAETALRIAEAKILSPIFALPACSTPAHCLPPPEALSLSGSGTSVPSGIDWVKTSGGYYGVQHVGETDQPAGGGGDQIWRLYRVTAIGIAGHSRTVLESMHTQAGRVMWRQRQ comes from the coding sequence ATGACCATGCATGCCCAACGTGGCGCGGTGTTGATCATAAGTCTGGTATTTCTGTTGCTGCTGACCCTGTTAGCAACTTCGTCGATGCAGAACGCCACGCTTCAGGAAAAAGTGGCCGGCAGCCTCACGCAGCGCAACGCTTCATTTCAGTCGGCCGAGACCGCGCTGCGCATCGCCGAAGCGAAGATTCTGTCACCCATTTTCGCCCTTCCGGCCTGCTCAACGCCTGCCCATTGCCTCCCGCCGCCCGAAGCGTTGAGCCTATCCGGTAGCGGCACCAGTGTGCCCTCAGGGATAGATTGGGTTAAAACGAGCGGCGGGTACTACGGCGTCCAGCACGTCGGCGAGACTGACCAGCCTGCCGGAGGCGGGGGTGACCAGATCTGGCGTTTGTATCGGGTGACCGCCATTGGCATCGCGGGCCACTCTCGCACCGTGCTCGAAAGCATGCACACGCAAGCAGGTCGCGTGATGTGGCGGCAGCGACAATGA
- a CDS encoding PilW family protein translates to MNMWQKGFGLVEVMLSLVLGLVMSLALMQIFIGSKSSYASQASSASLQEDARFLLSKIVQEVRLVGMFGCLGKIDDASAGSGFSRAFDEPIHWDASTRTLTLTTAAAGEGGGWSTWVIHTDCVSTATAYSTGRAPRPAASETAMSVHKQVYRFNPSRNELSLNGQPLVSNVRAFSVLFGVADSNNERSITRYTVTAEPSLIRSVRLPLTLFDPGERVQEQTVDVVAAIRNRLG, encoded by the coding sequence ATGAACATGTGGCAGAAGGGATTTGGTCTCGTCGAGGTCATGTTGTCTCTGGTGTTGGGATTGGTAATGTCGCTCGCCCTGATGCAGATATTCATCGGCTCAAAGAGCAGCTACGCCAGTCAAGCATCGTCCGCCAGCCTGCAGGAAGACGCCAGATTCCTGCTCAGCAAAATCGTGCAGGAGGTGCGATTGGTCGGCATGTTCGGTTGTTTGGGGAAAATCGACGACGCAAGCGCCGGCAGTGGGTTCTCCAGAGCGTTTGATGAGCCGATTCACTGGGACGCAAGCACGCGGACGCTGACTCTCACCACGGCCGCCGCCGGGGAGGGCGGAGGTTGGTCCACGTGGGTCATTCACACGGATTGCGTTTCGACCGCGACCGCTTATTCAACGGGCCGCGCACCCCGACCCGCAGCCAGCGAAACGGCAATGTCGGTGCATAAACAGGTCTATCGCTTCAACCCGTCGCGTAACGAGCTGTCCCTGAACGGCCAGCCGTTGGTGAGCAATGTGCGTGCATTTAGCGTGTTGTTTGGCGTTGCCGACTCGAACAACGAGCGCTCAATCACCCGGTACACCGTCACCGCCGAGCCCTCCCTGATCCGCAGTGTGCGACTGCCCCTGACCCTGTTCGACCCCGGAGAGCGGGTGCAAGAGCAAACCGTCGATGTTGTCGCCGCCATCCGTAATCGGCTGGGGTGA
- the pilV gene encoding type IV pilus modification protein PilV has protein sequence MGARTMQSGMTLIEVLVALLVFSVGILGVAMLQLNALKYTDSSMRSMHASFIANDLFERIRANPGASYALSSLSQAPTSGNLAVPRQQDLYDFSTQLKRAVGDDAEASIAVAGSTVTFTLSWDDSRASQEAAQQQTLTLTADVSAGRSAQP, from the coding sequence ATGGGAGCAAGGACGATGCAGTCAGGGATGACATTGATCGAAGTGCTGGTCGCGTTATTGGTGTTCAGTGTTGGAATATTGGGCGTGGCGATGCTCCAGCTCAACGCGCTGAAATACACCGACAGCTCAATGCGCAGCATGCATGCCAGCTTCATCGCAAACGATCTTTTCGAACGCATCCGTGCCAACCCGGGCGCCAGCTATGCACTCTCTTCGCTGAGCCAGGCGCCCACCTCTGGCAATCTGGCGGTGCCTCGCCAGCAAGACCTGTATGACTTTTCGACGCAGTTGAAGCGCGCGGTCGGCGACGATGCCGAGGCCTCGATTGCGGTGGCGGGTTCGACCGTTACCTTCACGTTGAGCTGGGACGATTCCCGCGCCAGCCAGGAGGCCGCGCAGCAGCAGACGCTCACGCTGACGGCCGATGTCTCCGCTGGGCGGAGCGCACAGCCATGA
- a CDS encoding GspH/FimT family pseudopilin — MKQQGLTLIELLTGLVIVGIAASLAIPAFGQLIDAQRRQDTAQQLASGLRLARAEAILRGQPVMVQAQDGDWSRGWNVFADLNRNQVRDEDEPALSEFVTPRNVRVIGNSKVAVRIGFDNTGRLLNNANGTLAVCLKDVPASHYQLAVAVTGRVTLRTEGFGSEPCA; from the coding sequence GTGAAGCAGCAAGGACTGACACTGATAGAACTGCTGACAGGCTTGGTGATAGTGGGCATTGCTGCCTCGCTGGCCATTCCCGCCTTCGGACAACTGATCGACGCTCAGCGGCGGCAGGACACCGCTCAACAGCTGGCGAGCGGGCTGCGACTGGCCCGGGCCGAGGCGATTCTTCGCGGTCAGCCGGTGATGGTGCAGGCGCAAGACGGTGACTGGAGCCGAGGCTGGAATGTATTTGCGGACCTTAACCGCAATCAGGTCAGGGACGAGGATGAGCCGGCTCTGAGCGAATTCGTCACGCCCAGAAATGTTCGGGTGATAGGCAACAGCAAAGTGGCTGTCCGGATCGGTTTTGACAACACAGGCCGGCTGCTGAACAACGCCAACGGGACGCTGGCGGTGTGTCTCAAGGACGTACCCGCCAGTCACTACCAGTTGGCGGTCGCAGTGACCGGCAGGGTCACGCTGCGAACCGAGGGATTCGGCAGCGAACCTTGCGCATGA
- the ispH gene encoding 4-hydroxy-3-methylbut-2-enyl diphosphate reductase: protein MQIKLANPRGFCAGVDRAIEIVNRALEVFGPPIYVRHEVVHNKFVVEDLRSRGAIFVEELDQVPDDVIVIFSAHGVSQAVRTEAAGRGLKVFDATCPLVTKVHIEVARYSRDGRECILIGHAGHPEVEGTMGQYDASNGGAIYLVEDEEDVANLQVNNPEKLAFVTQTTLSMDDTSRVIDALRTRFPAIGGPRKDDICYATQNRQDAVKQLADECDVVLVVGSPNSSNSNRLRELAERMSTPAYLIDGAEDMQRSWFDGAARIGITAGASAPEVLVRGVIQQLHAWGATGEDELAGREENITFSMPKELRVKSLL from the coding sequence ATGCAAATCAAACTCGCCAACCCACGTGGCTTCTGCGCCGGGGTGGACCGTGCGATCGAAATCGTCAATCGCGCGCTTGAAGTGTTTGGCCCGCCGATTTACGTGCGCCATGAAGTGGTTCATAACAAATTTGTCGTCGAAGACCTGCGCAGTCGTGGCGCGATCTTCGTCGAAGAGCTCGATCAGGTGCCGGACGACGTCATCGTGATCTTCAGTGCCCACGGCGTTTCCCAGGCCGTGCGCACTGAAGCCGCGGGGCGCGGACTGAAAGTGTTCGATGCAACGTGTCCGCTGGTGACCAAAGTGCACATCGAGGTGGCGCGCTACAGCCGCGATGGGCGCGAATGCATCCTGATCGGTCACGCCGGCCACCCTGAAGTCGAAGGCACCATGGGTCAGTACGACGCCAGCAATGGCGGCGCGATCTACCTTGTCGAAGACGAAGAAGACGTTGCCAATCTTCAAGTGAACAACCCCGAGAAACTCGCGTTCGTGACCCAGACCACGCTGTCGATGGACGACACCAGCCGCGTGATCGATGCCCTGCGCACACGATTCCCGGCCATTGGCGGCCCGCGCAAGGACGACATCTGCTACGCCACGCAAAACCGTCAGGACGCGGTCAAACAGCTGGCCGATGAGTGCGACGTGGTGTTGGTGGTCGGCAGCCCGAACAGCTCCAACTCCAACCGTCTGCGCGAACTGGCCGAGCGCATGTCCACCCCGGCGTATCTCATCGACGGCGCCGAGGACATGCAGCGCAGCTGGTTCGATGGTGCGGCGCGCATTGGCATCACTGCCGGGGCTTCGGCTCCCGAGGTGCTGGTACGTGGCGTGATCCAGCAGCTCCACGCATGGGGTGCGACCGGCGAGGACGAGTTGGCCGGGCGTGAGGAAAACATCACCTTCTCGATGCCGAAAGAATTGCGCGTCAAGTCGCTGCTGTAA
- the fkpB gene encoding FKBP-type peptidyl-prolyl cis-trans isomerase → MTDQSMTEHATQETRIGQNTEVTLHFALHLENGDTVDSTFDKAPATFKVGDGSLLPGFEALIFGFKAGDKRTLQVPPENAFGQPNPQNVQIMPRSQFQNMELSEGLLVIFNDAANTELPGVVKAIDEDQVTVDFNHPLAGKTLAFEVEIFEVKAL, encoded by the coding sequence ATGACTGATCAGTCGATGACCGAACACGCTACTCAGGAAACCCGCATCGGTCAGAACACGGAAGTCACGCTGCATTTCGCGCTGCACCTGGAAAACGGCGACACTGTCGACAGCACATTCGATAAGGCCCCGGCCACTTTCAAAGTCGGTGATGGCAGCCTGCTGCCGGGCTTTGAAGCGTTGATTTTCGGGTTCAAGGCTGGCGACAAGCGCACGCTTCAGGTGCCACCGGAAAACGCTTTTGGTCAGCCGAACCCGCAGAACGTGCAGATCATGCCGCGTTCGCAGTTTCAGAACATGGAGCTGTCCGAAGGGCTGCTGGTGATTTTCAACGATGCGGCGAATACCGAGCTGCCCGGCGTGGTGAAAGCCATTGACGAGGATCAGGTCACCGTCGATTTCAATCACCCGCTGGCTGGCAAAACGTTGGCGTTCGAAGTCGAAATCTTCGAGGTCAAGGCGCTCTGA
- the lspA gene encoding signal peptidase II, with product MPNAAAGRMGRLGWLWLSVLVLVIDQASKFYFENRLELYEQIVILPDYFSWMLAYNTGAAFSFLADSSGWQRWLFALIAVVVSVVLVIWLKRLGRDETWLAIALALVLGGALGNLYDRIFIGHVIDFIFVHWKEHGFPAFNVADSAITVGAIMLALDMFKSKKTGETVND from the coding sequence ATGCCTAATGCAGCGGCTGGGCGTATGGGCCGACTGGGCTGGCTGTGGTTGAGCGTGCTGGTGCTGGTCATTGACCAGGCCAGCAAGTTCTACTTCGAAAACCGCCTGGAGCTGTACGAGCAGATCGTCATTCTCCCTGATTACTTCAGCTGGATGCTGGCGTACAACACCGGTGCTGCGTTCAGCTTTTTGGCCGACAGCTCCGGCTGGCAGCGCTGGTTGTTCGCGCTGATTGCCGTCGTAGTCAGCGTAGTGCTGGTGATCTGGCTCAAGCGCCTCGGGCGCGACGAAACCTGGCTGGCGATTGCCCTCGCCCTGGTTCTCGGCGGAGCCCTGGGCAATCTGTACGACCGAATCTTCATCGGCCATGTCATAGATTTCATCTTCGTGCATTGGAAGGAACACGGCTTCCCCGCCTTCAATGTCGCGGACAGCGCCATTACCGTGGGTGCGATCATGCTGGCTCTGGACATGTTCAAGAGCAAGAAAACCGGAGAAACCGTCAATGACTGA
- the ileS gene encoding isoleucine--tRNA ligase, whose protein sequence is MTDYKATLNLPDTAFPMKAGLPQREPQTLQRWDSIGLYQKLREIGKDRPKFVLHDGPPYANGNIHIGHAVNKILKDMIVRSKTLAGFDAPYVPGWDCHGLPIEHKVEVTHGKNLPADKTRELCRAYAAEQIEGQKAEFIRLGVLGDWANPYRTMDFSNEAGEIRALAEMVKNGFVFKGLKPVNWCFDCGSALAEAEVEYQDKKSSTIDVAFPIADADKLAAAFGLANLSKPAAVVIWTTTPWTIPANQALNVHPEFTYALVDTGERLLVLAEELVESCLKRWNLEGSVLATAPGAALELINFRHPFYDRLSPVYLAEYVELGAGTGVVHCSPAYGVDDFVISKSYGLTNDDIISPVQSNGVYSPSLEFFGGQFIFKANQPIIDKLTEVGALMHTETITHSYMHCWRHKTPLIYRATAQWFVGMDKQPTSGDTLRNRAVKAIEETKFVPAWGQARLHSMIANRPDWCISRQRNWGVPIPFFLNKESGELHPRTVELMEQVAQRVEQEGIEAWFKMDAAELLGDEAPQYDKISDTLDVWFDSGTTHWHVLRGSHPMGHESGPRADLYLEGSDQHRGWFHSSLLTGCAIDNHAPYRELLTHGFTVDENGRKMSKSLGNVIAPQTVNDTLGADIMRLWVSATDYSGEMAVSNTILQRSADAYRRIRNTARFLLSNLTGFNPATDLLPAEDMLALDRWAVDRALLLQRELEEHYGEYRFWNVYSKVHNFCVQELGGFYLDIIKDRQYTTGANSKARRSCQTALFHISEALVRWIAPILAFTADELWQYLPGERNESVMLNTWYQALSELPEGFELDRAYWERVMAVKVAVNKEMENLRAAKAIGGNLQAEVTLYAEDALVADLSKLGNELRFVLITSTASVAPFVSAPADAVVTEVAGLKLKVVKSGHAKCARCWHHREDVGINAEHPEICGRCVDNISGAGEVRHYA, encoded by the coding sequence ATGACCGACTACAAAGCCACGCTTAATCTTCCGGACACCGCCTTCCCGATGAAGGCCGGCCTGCCCCAGCGCGAGCCGCAAACTCTGCAGCGCTGGGACAGCATTGGCCTGTACCAGAAGCTGCGCGAAATTGGCAAGGATCGTCCCAAGTTCGTGCTGCACGACGGTCCTCCGTACGCCAACGGCAATATTCACATCGGTCATGCGGTTAACAAGATTCTCAAGGACATGATCGTCCGCTCGAAGACCCTGGCGGGCTTCGATGCGCCTTACGTTCCGGGATGGGACTGTCACGGTCTGCCGATCGAGCACAAGGTCGAAGTCACCCACGGCAAAAATCTGCCTGCGGACAAGACCCGCGAGCTGTGCCGTGCCTACGCTGCCGAGCAGATCGAAGGCCAGAAGGCCGAATTCATTCGTCTGGGCGTCCTGGGCGACTGGGCCAACCCTTACCGCACCATGGACTTCTCCAACGAGGCCGGGGAAATCCGCGCGCTCGCTGAAATGGTCAAGAACGGCTTCGTGTTCAAGGGCCTGAAACCGGTCAACTGGTGTTTCGATTGCGGTTCAGCGTTGGCTGAGGCGGAAGTCGAATATCAGGACAAGAAATCGTCCACCATCGACGTGGCTTTCCCGATTGCCGATGCCGACAAACTGGCCGCGGCCTTCGGCCTGGCCAACCTGAGCAAGCCCGCTGCCGTCGTGATCTGGACCACCACCCCGTGGACCATCCCGGCGAACCAGGCCCTCAACGTTCACCCTGAATTCACCTATGCATTGGTCGATACCGGCGAGCGTCTGCTGGTGCTGGCCGAAGAGTTGGTTGAGTCCTGCCTCAAGCGCTGGAACCTCGAAGGTTCGGTGTTGGCGACGGCACCCGGTGCAGCGCTTGAACTGATCAACTTCCGTCATCCGTTCTACGATCGTCTGTCGCCGGTGTACCTGGCCGAATACGTTGAACTGGGTGCTGGCACTGGCGTTGTCCACTGCTCGCCGGCTTATGGCGTGGATGACTTTGTCATCTCCAAAAGCTATGGCCTGACCAACGACGACATCATCAGCCCCGTACAAAGCAACGGCGTGTATAGCCCGTCGCTGGAGTTCTTTGGCGGCCAGTTCATCTTCAAGGCCAACCAGCCGATCATCGACAAGCTGACCGAAGTCGGTGCGTTGATGCACACCGAAACCATCACCCACAGCTACATGCACTGCTGGCGGCATAAGACCCCTCTGATCTACCGCGCCACGGCGCAGTGGTTCGTCGGCATGGACAAGCAACCGACGTCGGGCGACACCTTGCGCAATCGCGCGGTGAAGGCCATCGAAGAAACAAAGTTCGTCCCTGCATGGGGCCAGGCGCGCCTGCATTCCATGATTGCCAATCGTCCTGACTGGTGTATTTCCCGTCAACGCAACTGGGGTGTACCGATCCCGTTTTTCCTGAACAAGGAAAGCGGCGAACTGCATCCGCGTACCGTTGAGTTGATGGAGCAAGTTGCACAGCGCGTCGAGCAAGAAGGCATCGAAGCCTGGTTCAAGATGGACGCTGCCGAGTTGCTCGGTGACGAAGCGCCGCAGTACGACAAGATATCCGACACACTGGACGTCTGGTTCGATTCCGGCACCACGCACTGGCACGTGCTGCGTGGCTCTCACCCGATGGGCCACGAGAGCGGCCCTCGCGCTGACCTGTACCTGGAAGGCTCGGACCAGCACCGTGGATGGTTCCACTCGTCGTTGCTGACCGGCTGCGCCATCGATAATCATGCGCCATATCGCGAGCTGCTCACCCATGGTTTTACCGTGGACGAGAACGGCCGCAAGATGTCCAAGTCTCTGGGCAACGTCATCGCGCCGCAAACGGTCAACGACACGCTGGGCGCCGACATCATGCGCCTGTGGGTTTCGGCGACCGATTACTCCGGTGAAATGGCCGTCTCCAACACTATTCTGCAGCGCAGCGCCGATGCGTATCGACGTATCCGCAACACGGCGCGTTTCCTGCTCTCGAACCTGACCGGCTTCAACCCGGCCACCGACTTGCTGCCGGCCGAAGACATGCTGGCGCTGGACCGATGGGCGGTGGACCGTGCGCTCTTGCTTCAGCGTGAGCTGGAAGAGCATTACGGCGAGTACCGGTTCTGGAACGTCTATTCGAAAGTGCACAACTTCTGCGTGCAGGAGCTGGGCGGTTTCTATCTGGACATCATCAAGGATCGCCAGTACACCACCGGTGCCAACAGCAAGGCGCGTCGTTCCTGCCAGACGGCACTGTTTCACATCTCCGAGGCGCTGGTGCGCTGGATTGCGCCGATCCTGGCGTTTACTGCCGATGAGTTGTGGCAGTACCTGCCGGGTGAGCGCAACGAGTCAGTCATGCTCAATACCTGGTATCAAGCGCTGAGCGAGCTGCCGGAAGGCTTCGAGCTGGATCGCGCTTACTGGGAGCGCGTCATGGCGGTGAAGGTCGCGGTGAACAAGGAAATGGAAAACCTGCGCGCGGCCAAAGCCATTGGCGGCAACCTGCAGGCCGAGGTCACGCTTTACGCCGAAGACGCGCTGGTCGCGGATTTGTCCAAATTGGGCAATGAACTGCGCTTTGTATTGATCACCTCGACAGCGAGCGTTGCACCGTTCGTCAGCGCTCCGGCCGATGCCGTCGTGACGGAAGTGGCCGGCCTGAAGCTCAAGGTCGTCAAATCCGGTCACGCCAAGTGCGCGCGCTGCTGGCACCACCGCGAGGACGTAGGCATCAATGCCGAGCATCCGGAGATCTGCGGTCGTTGCGTCGACAATATCAGCGGCGCGGGCGAGGTTCGTCACTATGCCTAA
- the ribF gene encoding bifunctional riboflavin kinase/FAD synthetase: MQLVRGLHNLRPQHRGCVATIGNFDGVHRGHQAILARLRERAVELGLPSCVVIFEPQPREFFTPDAAPARLARLRDKLDLLAGEGVDLVLCLAFNQRFSKLSASEFVDTVLIHGLGVRHLEVGDDFRFGCDRIGDFDFLQKVGAEKGFTVEAAQTVEIDGVRVSSTKVRDALAAADFALAAHLLGRPFEISGRVLHGQKLARQLGTPTANVQLKRRRVPLTGVYLVSAQIDGKVWPGVANIGVRPSVAGDGRPHLEIHLLDFTGDIYGRRLTVVFHQKLRDEQRFASLEALKTAIDADVAAARAHWHDQPLNFRA; the protein is encoded by the coding sequence ATGCAGCTGGTTCGAGGCCTTCACAATCTGCGCCCGCAGCACCGGGGCTGCGTCGCCACCATTGGCAACTTCGACGGTGTTCACCGGGGCCATCAGGCTATCCTGGCACGCCTGCGCGAGCGCGCCGTCGAGTTGGGCCTGCCCAGTTGTGTGGTCATCTTCGAACCTCAACCGCGCGAGTTTTTCACCCCTGATGCGGCGCCGGCACGTCTGGCCCGCCTGCGTGACAAACTCGATTTGCTCGCCGGGGAGGGTGTTGATCTGGTGCTGTGTCTCGCCTTCAATCAACGCTTCAGCAAGCTCAGTGCATCCGAGTTCGTAGACACCGTGCTGATTCACGGGCTGGGCGTGAGGCATCTTGAGGTCGGCGACGACTTCCGCTTTGGTTGCGACCGAATCGGTGATTTTGATTTCCTGCAGAAGGTCGGCGCCGAAAAAGGTTTTACCGTAGAGGCCGCGCAGACCGTCGAGATCGATGGCGTCCGCGTCAGCAGTACCAAAGTGCGCGATGCGCTGGCTGCCGCAGACTTTGCCCTCGCTGCCCATTTGCTGGGGCGCCCGTTCGAGATTTCCGGCAGGGTCCTTCATGGCCAGAAACTGGCGCGCCAGTTGGGTACGCCTACCGCCAACGTGCAGTTGAAGCGTCGTCGCGTGCCGTTGACCGGTGTGTATCTGGTCAGCGCGCAAATAGACGGCAAGGTCTGGCCGGGCGTCGCCAATATTGGCGTGCGGCCAAGCGTGGCGGGCGATGGACGTCCCCACCTGGAGATTCACCTTCTGGATTTTACCGGCGATATCTATGGCCGGCGTTTGACGGTGGTATTCCACCAGAAGCTGCGTGATGAGCAGCGCTTCGCCTCACTTGAGGCGCTCAAGACGGCGATCGATGCGGATGTCGCTGCCGCTCGTGCCCACTGGCACGACCAACCGCTAAACTTTAGAGCCTGA
- the murJ gene encoding murein biosynthesis integral membrane protein MurJ: protein MNLLKSLAAVSSITMLSRVLGFVRDTIIARAFGAGMATDAFFIAFKLPNLLRRIFAEGAFSQAFVPILAEYKSQQGEEATRTFVAYVTGLLTLALAIVTVLGIIFAPWVIWATAPGFADTPEKFQLTSDLLRVTFPYILLISLSSLAGAILNTWNRFSVPAFVPTLLNLAMIFFALFLTPYFHPPVMALGWAVLAGGLLQLLYQLPHLKKIGMLVLPRLNLRDTGVWRVMKQMLPAMLGVSVSQISLIINTIFASFLVAGSVSWMYYADRLMELPSGVLGVALGTILLPILSKTYASRDRHEYSRILDWGLRLCFLLVLPCTLALGLLAEPLTVSLFQYGKFDGEDAAMTQRALVAYSVGLLGIIVIKVLAPGFYAQQNIRTPVKIAIFTLIVTQLFNVLFVYGIHLAHAGLALAISAGACLNALLLFWQLRKQDLFQPQPGWPMFLGKLIFAVAVMSAVLLGLMHVMPAWSDGEMLQRFLRLGALVLAGVVAYFGTLLLLGFRVRHFARKAIL, encoded by the coding sequence ATGAACCTACTCAAATCGCTCGCCGCCGTCAGCTCTATTACGATGCTTTCGCGGGTGCTGGGCTTTGTCCGCGATACCATCATTGCACGCGCTTTTGGTGCCGGAATGGCCACCGACGCCTTTTTCATCGCGTTCAAGTTGCCCAATCTGTTGCGCCGCATTTTTGCCGAAGGCGCCTTCTCCCAGGCGTTTGTACCGATTCTGGCGGAATACAAAAGCCAGCAGGGTGAAGAAGCGACACGCACCTTTGTCGCTTATGTCACCGGCTTGCTGACCCTGGCCCTGGCGATCGTCACCGTGCTGGGTATCATCTTTGCGCCTTGGGTCATCTGGGCCACTGCGCCGGGGTTTGCCGATACACCCGAAAAATTCCAACTCACCTCCGACCTGTTGCGGGTGACCTTTCCTTATATATTGCTGATCTCGCTGTCGTCGCTGGCAGGCGCGATCCTTAACACCTGGAACCGTTTCTCCGTCCCGGCGTTCGTGCCGACGCTGCTTAACCTGGCGATGATCTTCTTCGCGCTGTTCCTGACACCGTACTTCCATCCGCCTGTCATGGCGCTAGGGTGGGCTGTGCTGGCAGGCGGGCTGCTGCAACTTCTTTATCAGCTTCCGCACCTGAAGAAGATCGGCATGCTGGTGCTGCCGCGCCTCAACCTTCGCGATACAGGCGTGTGGCGCGTGATGAAGCAGATGTTGCCGGCGATGCTCGGGGTTTCCGTCAGTCAGATTTCCCTGATCATCAACACGATATTCGCGTCCTTCCTGGTCGCCGGTTCGGTGTCCTGGATGTACTACGCCGACCGGCTTATGGAGTTGCCGTCCGGCGTGCTCGGTGTGGCATTGGGCACGATCCTTCTGCCTATCCTTTCGAAGACCTATGCCAGCCGGGATCGCCATGAATACTCGCGGATTCTCGATTGGGGGCTGCGCCTGTGTTTTCTGCTGGTGTTGCCCTGCACCCTGGCGCTGGGGTTGCTGGCCGAACCGCTGACGGTTTCGCTGTTCCAGTACGGCAAGTTCGACGGCGAAGACGCGGCAATGACCCAGCGTGCGCTGGTCGCTTATTCGGTAGGGCTGCTGGGAATCATCGTTATCAAAGTGCTCGCGCCAGGGTTTTATGCACAACAAAATATTCGCACCCCGGTGAAAATCGCGATCTTCACCCTCATAGTTACTCAGCTGTTCAACGTGTTGTTCGTCTACGGTATTCACCTGGCGCATGCCGGCCTGGCCCTGGCGATCAGTGCAGGGGCGTGTTTGAACGCCTTGCTGTTGTTCTGGCAGCTGCGCAAACAGGATTTGTTTCAGCCACAGCCGGGTTGGCCGATGTTTTTGGGCAAGCTGATTTTTGCCGTGGCGGTGATGTCCGCCGTGCTGCTTGGGCTGATGCATGTAATGCCGGCCTGGTCCGATGGCGAAATGCTTCAACGATTCCTGCGCCTGGGGGCGTTGGTCCTGGCGGGGGTGGTGGCGTATTTCGGCACTTTGCTGCTGCTGGGCTTCCGGGTCAGGCACTTTGCCCGCAAGGCGATCCTGTAG
- the rpsT gene encoding 30S ribosomal protein S20, protein MANTPSAKKRAKQAEKRRSHNASMRSMVRTYIKNVVKAIDAKDAEKAQAAYVLAVPVIDRMADKGIIHKNKAARHKGRLNGHIKALNLAAAA, encoded by the coding sequence GTGGCCAACACACCTTCCGCCAAAAAACGTGCAAAACAGGCTGAGAAGCGTCGCAGCCACAACGCCAGCATGCGTTCCATGGTTCGTACCTACATCAAGAATGTAGTTAAAGCCATCGACGCTAAAGACGCTGAAAAAGCGCAAGCTGCTTATGTTCTGGCTGTGCCAGTTATCGACCGTATGGCCGATAAAGGCATCATCCACAAGAACAAAGCTGCTCGCCATAAAGGTCGCCTGAATGGCCACATCAAGGCTCTGAACCTTGCTGCTGCAGCCTAA